Proteins co-encoded in one Cricetulus griseus strain 17A/GY chromosome 1 unlocalized genomic scaffold, alternate assembly CriGri-PICRH-1.0 chr1_1, whole genome shotgun sequence genomic window:
- the LOC100759659 gene encoding synaptotagmin-15 isoform X2, with product MEETNHVYCCFQVFQHEIQYQPDRKTGNGAMAAASPGRHFHCVMLALSQLGLGALMQQKGNSIARRLPGPLCVRQQVLSPQADDDGEAFAQASVMGVTLVSNLAGARRVSAGASGTGAWYLPLLEPAVSGLAAVLVSPSRAGASTGAGRSHGLGRWSPASPATSLQPSPAIRRLLCRLSRRPFAQGPGRAVQAAALDLEAAGVTPLRSSSMAEQLALVIGGIIGGLLLLISGSCCLWRRLCSTFTYEELPETPDPATTSSFSRQEDRLCPYAGTPPGRLPSIPFVVPTSHQGRDWVPLHSGDWALVPQDTCPVPEHMPYTSSANPGDACVIGNINPELYKSPEDTSETDFPEGCLGRLWFSVEYQQESERLLVGLIKARQLQVPSETCSPLVKLHLLPDERRFLQSKTKRKTCNPQFDENFIFQVSSRSVTQRVLKFSVYHVNRQRKHQLLGHVLFPLKNEILAGDHHHVIWRDLEAENLEPPSEFGDLQFCLSYNDYLSRLTVVVLRAKGLQIQDNRGVVSVFVKVSLMNHNKFVKCKRTSAVLGSLNPVYNETFSFKADVNELDTASLSLMVLQITEGDKNYPLGRVVVGPYMYTRGKELEHWDEMLRKPKELVKRWHALCRPTES from the exons ATGGAAGAGACAAACCATGTCTACTGCTGTTTCCAGGTTTTCCAGCATGAGATCCAGTATCAGCCAGATCGGAAAACAGGAAATGGGGCCATGGCTGCAGCCAGCCCTGGGCGGCACTTCCATTGTGTGATGTTGGCCCTGAGTCAGCTGGGTCTCGGAGCACTCATGCAACAGAAGGGAAACTCCATA GCAAGGCGTTTGCCAGGGCCACTGTGTGTGAGACAGCAGGTGCTGAGCCCACAGGCAGACGATGATGGAGAAGCCTTTGCTCAGGCCTCAGTAATGGGAGTGACCCTGGTCTCCAACCTGGCAGGGGCCCGCAGGGTATCTGCTGGTGCCTCTGGCACCGGTGCCTGGTATCTTCCCCTCCTGGAGCCCGCGGTTTCCGGGCTTGCAGCGGTGCTTGTGAGCCCCTCCCGGGCTGGGGCCAGCACCGGGGCGGGGCGCAGCCATGGCCTGGGGCGCTGGAGCCCTGCCTCCCCAGCCACCTCGCTGCAGCCTTCGCCTGCCATCCGGAGGCTGCTGTGCAGACTCTCTCGGCGCCCTTTTGCCCAGGGCCCCGGCCGCGCCGTCCAAGCCGCAGCCCTAGACTTAGAAGCCGCGGGAGTCACGCCGCTCAGGAGCAGCTCCATGGCGG AGCAGCTGGCCTTGGTGATAGGGGGCATCATTGGGGGACTGCTGCTGCTGATTAGTGGGAGCTGCTGTCTGTGGAGGAGACTTTGCTCCACCTTCACCTATGAGGAGCTGCCAGAGACACCAGACCCGGCCACCACCTCTTCCTTCAGCAGACAAGAGGACAGGCTCTGCCCTTATGCTGGGACCCCACCCGGCAG GCTACCAAGTATACCATTTGTTGTACCCACTTCTCACCAAGGCCGAGACTGGGTGCCCCTACATAGTGGAGATTGGGCTCTGGTCCCACAGGACACCTGCCCTGTCCCAGAGCACATGCCCTACACCTCCAGTGCCAACCCTG GAGATGCCTGTGTGATAGGGAACATCAACCCAGAGTTGTACAAGTCCCCAGAGGACACAAGTGAGACAGACTTCCCTGAAGGCTGCCTGGGCCGGCTGTGGTTCTCCGTGGAGTACCAACAGGAATCTGAGAGGTTGCTGGTGGGCCTGATCAAGGCTCGGCAACTGCAAGTCCCCTCAGAGACCTGCAGTCCCCTGGTGAAGCTCCACCTGCTGCCTGATGAACGGCGCTTCCTCCAGTCCAAGACAAAACGCAAAACCTGCAACCCACAGTTTGATGAGAACTTCATATTCCAG GTATCCAGCAGAAGTGTCACCCAGAGAGTGCTGAAGTTCTCCGTGTACCATGTAAACAGGCAAAGGAAGCACCAGCTCCTCGGGCACGTGCTATTTCCCCTGAAGAATGAGATCCTGGCAGGGGACCACCACCATGTCATCTGGAGAGACCTGGAAGCCGAGAACCTAGAG cctCCTTCAGAGTTTGGTGACCTTCAGTTCTGTCTCAGCTACAACGACTACCTGAGCCGCCTGACTGTGGTTGTGCTCCGTGCCAAAGGTCTCCAGATCCAGGACAACAGGGGTGTTGTCA GCGTGTTTGTCAAAGTGTCCCTGATGAATCACAACAAATTCGTCAAGTGCAAGAGGACTTCTGCTGTGCTGGGCTCTCTCAATCCTGTGTACAATGAAACCTTCAGCTTCAAGGCTGACGTCAATGAGTTGGACACTGCAAGCCTTAGCCTGATGGTGCTGCAGATCACGGAAGGCGACA AGAACTACCCCCTGGGCCGTGTGGTAGTGGGCCCCTACATGTACACCCGAGGCAAGGAGCTGGAGCACTGGGACGAGATGCTCCGCAAACCCAAGGAGCTGGTGAAGCGCTGGCATGCACTCTGCCGCCCCACAGAGTCCTGA